A window of Candidatus Latescibacter sp. contains these coding sequences:
- a CDS encoding GIY-YIG nuclease family protein: protein MPIMFNTILLEVGLSLSDVRLLRHKDKRATKGRTPYELWRDNREQFDLYQSTQSINNRKKFKAPYWASFVVTPSEETMFVGIYGAKYRGLLDIDTPKPHIDGGMDKAGSLDVYDLILENDLSDLIGKLFIDWGQGERAWIQRAEKQNKRVTKLLTEFKEPEFPGFLNFIESLSKLDKLPAGWVTAFRSSKGIYLLTCPRTKEQYVGAAYGEDGFWGRWQVYVQTGHGGDVALKSRDASDYQVSILEVAGTASTTDDIKNMEVRWKSKLLSREMGLNRN from the coding sequence ATGCCTATCATGTTTAACACTATTCTATTAGAGGTTGGCCTGAGCTTGAGCGATGTCCGTCTTCTGCGTCACAAAGACAAACGGGCCACAAAAGGTCGCACTCCATATGAATTATGGCGTGACAATCGCGAACAGTTTGATCTATATCAATCAACACAAAGCATAAACAACCGTAAGAAGTTCAAGGCGCCATACTGGGCATCATTTGTCGTGACACCAAGCGAAGAGACCATGTTTGTTGGAATCTATGGGGCGAAGTATCGCGGACTTTTAGACATAGACACACCAAAACCCCATATAGACGGGGGCATGGACAAGGCAGGAAGCCTTGATGTTTACGATCTCATACTGGAAAACGACCTCAGCGATCTCATTGGGAAGCTATTTATAGATTGGGGTCAGGGAGAGCGCGCATGGATTCAACGGGCTGAGAAGCAGAATAAGCGTGTTACAAAACTTCTCACAGAGTTTAAGGAACCTGAATTCCCCGGTTTTCTGAACTTTATAGAGTCTCTTTCAAAGCTTGACAAGCTTCCTGCTGGCTGGGTAACAGCCTTCCGGTCTTCAAAAGGAATCTACCTACTTACATGCCCCAGGACAAAAGAACAGTATGTAGGCGCAGCATATGGCGAGGATGGTTTCTGGGGTCGGTGGCAAGTCTATGTACAAACTGGTCATGGTGGTGATGTTGCCCTAAAAAGTCGAGATGCCAGCGACTACCAAGTGTCGATCCTGGAAGTTGCTGGAACAGCTTCAACGACAGACGATATCAAAAATATGGAAGTGCGATGGAAGTCGAAATTGCTTAGTCGGGAAATGGGGTTGAACCGGAACTAA
- a CDS encoding antitoxin → MKNTDVMDKDELELSQSFDNEEWVSDLTENDKKQYEEYARSSLNKQKRINIRMTERDLKKIQAKAIEEGLPYQSLISMLIHKFNEGKVSFNR, encoded by the coding sequence ATGAAAAATACTGATGTTATGGATAAAGACGAATTGGAATTGTCGCAATCATTTGATAATGAAGAATGGGTTTCTGATCTCACTGAGAATGATAAAAAGCAATACGAGGAGTATGCACGCTCTAGCCTGAACAAACAAAAAAGGATCAATATTCGAATGACTGAACGAGATTTAAAGAAAATTCAGGCTAAAGCAATTGAAGAGGGGCTGCCCTATCAATCCCTCATATCAATGTTGATTCACAAATTCAATGAGGGAAAAGTATCATTCAATCGATAA